The genome window TAGGCTGTCAAAATGATAATAACGACAATTCAAAACCAGTAAATTCGACGATTGATTTTAACAACACTTCTTCTGTACCAGCTTTAGTAGTAGCAAAAGAAGGGTTTGAAAACTTGAAAATCACATCAATGATCAGCAGTTCGGATGTATTGCCTGGATCTCCTAGTTTTGTTTACGGAGCACAGCCTGACGGTGCCGGTTTTATGAAAGACCCTAACAGTGATGGCTATATGATGATTACCAATCACGAAATTCTGCAGTCAGTTTCAAGAGTGTATTTCGATAAAACATTAAAAGCTGTCAAAGGAGAATACATTGTTGACGGAATTGGAGGCATGACCAGATTATGTTCTGCAACATTAGCTACGCCAGCAATCAACGGATTTGGACCAATGTTTTTAACAGCTGGAGAAAGCAGTGAAGAGAGTATGGTTCACGGTATTGATCCACTTGGTTTATCAAGTGAAAAAAGCAGAAAAGACAGAGTTTTACCAGCTTTAGGAAAAGCGAATATGGAAAATGCCGTTCCGCTTACAAAAGAAGCTTATGAAGGAAAAACAGTTATTTTGATCGGTGAAGATCAGTCTTATTCTACTTCTCACGCTAGTGCGGGTCAGGTAATTATGTATGTAAGCAATACTGTTGGGGATTTGACTAATGGCAAATTATATGCCTTGAAAAGAAATGACGGAAATCAGGTAGAAACTTCAATGACTATTGGAAACTCTTTTGACGTGTCATTTGTTGA of Flavobacterium marginilacus contains these proteins:
- a CDS encoding alkaline phosphatase PhoX, whose amino-acid sequence is MKFNYLKRAGVLSALSLAVLGCQNDNNDNSKPVNSTIDFNNTSSVPALVVAKEGFENLKITSMISSSDVLPGSPSFVYGAQPDGAGFMKDPNSDGYMMITNHEILQSVSRVYFDKTLKAVKGEYIVDGIGGMTRLCSATLATPAINGFGPMFLTAGESSEESMVHGIDPLGLSSEKSRKDRVLPALGKANMENAVPLTKEAYEGKTVILIGEDQSYSTSHASAGQVIMYVSNTVGDLTNGKLYALKRNDGNQVETSMTIGNSFDVSFVEIPNAKNITGAEINTTVNNLGAIRFSRVEDVDYRKGSAKNNREIYFTATGQSPDKANPVSGYTMWGRVYKLVLNDTNPLAGKLELIVEGDSTPGTGIINPDNLCVTENYVYIQEDGDSYYTAAKHDSYIWQYNIAAKTNKPWLTMNHKRDDVAWNTTYNPINDLRLGSWEYGAMQDISDVIGVPNTFLVNIHPHTWQKEAFKYADGSKVNTNMEGGQTVIIRNVQK